The genomic stretch CGTGTTGCGGGATCGCCCCGGCGTTAAACGGCGGGCTTGGGCTGGCTACGCAGCTGTCGGATCAGCGGGATCGAATAAATCACCAAGGCCATCCAGATCATAGGGAAGGCAATCATCCGGGCGCGGCCGAACTCCTCACCAAAGACAAAAACCGCGATCAGGAAAATCATCGTTGGCGCGATGTACTGCAAGATGCCAATGGTCGAAAGCCGCAGCAGTTTTGCCCCATTGGCATAGACAATCAGCGGCACTGCCGTCACCAGCCCACAGCCCATCAACAGCCAGATATCCACGCCCTGGAAATGGGTTCCGCCGGTGGCCGAAGCATAGGCCAGATACCCCAGCGCCGGAGGCGTCAGGATCAGCACTTCCAGCATAAAGCCCTGATTGGGGCCAACCGGTAGCTGTTTCTTGAAGAATGCATAAAAGCCCCAGCTCAGCGTCAGCGCAATTGCCACCCAGGGCAGCCGCCCGGCCTCGACCGTCAGGACCACCACAGCAGCAGCAGCCAGAGCAATGGCCACCAGTTGCGTTGGCGTCAGTCGCTCGCGCAGCAGCAGGGAGCCCAGGGCAATACTGAACAGCGGGTTGATGTAATAGCCAAGGGCAGCATCCAGCGCATGGCCCGAGGCAATCGACCAAACGTAAATCCCCCAATTCACCGAGATCAGCGCCGCCGTCACACAGGCCATGGCCAACGTGCGCGGGCTTTTCAGCGCGGCGCGTAGATCCCTGGTCCGCCCCATGACCACCAACAGCAGCCCCGCCACCGGCACCGACCAAAGCACCCGATGCGCCACCACCTCTGCCGCAGGAATATGGGACACCAGTTTCATGTATAGCGGCAGGAACCCCCACAAAACATAGGCGGAAATAGCAAAGGCCAACCCCTGCGGAGTATCAATGTTTTCACGCGTTTTCTGGGACATGGTCGGGCTCCTCTGACACACCTTTATCGCAGCTCATGCGCAAAGAAGAAGCACAGTTTCTGTTAAAGGCACATCACCAGAGATGATGAATGGCGCTCAAATCCTACTTGGCCTCATTAAGGGTAAACCCGCCTTTTCGCAATTGCACCCACTCGGTTTCGCGCCCCTGAAATCCGGGCGATCAGTAACAAAAGCAGTACGGAATAATGCGCCGTCATTCGGGCGAGATAGATCGCCCGAATGCAAAACTCTGCGAGAACCAGAAAAGGCTTAGAAATCCAGGTTTTCGACGCTCAGGGCGTTTTTCTGAATGAACTCGCGTCTTGGCTCAACCACGTCGCCCATCAGTTTGGTAAACAGATCATCTGCCCCAATCACATCGTCGACACGGACCTGCAACAGGGTGCGGGCATCCGGGTCCAGGGTGGTTTCCCACAGCTGATCCGGGTTCATTTCGCCCAGACCTTTGTAGCGCTGCAGCGTCAGGCCTTTTTCGCCCTCTTCCATGATGGCCTTCAACAGATCAAGCGGCCCATGGATTGCCTGGGCGCGATCCCGTCGCACCAACTGGCCAGAGGTTCCGTAAACTTCCTGCAAGCTTTTGGTAAAGCTGCCGGTTTTACGCGCTTCACCGGATCGCAGCATGGGGCCGTCCAGGGTGCGCACCTCTTCGACCCCGCGCAGAATGCGGGCCAGACGGATGCCGTGATCCTGGGTAATCCGGCCCTGCCAGCCCTTTTCATATTCCAGCGCAATGAGATCAAGCCGCGTCGCAACCCGGTCGGCAACGCCCTGCAAGTCGGCATCAACGGCACCAGGCACAAAGGCGCCAGCCACTGCTGCCTGCTCCAGAATATGGCGCGGATAATGGGTCGGAAAGGCGTCCAGAACCCGTTTCAACTGACGCGCCTCATCGACAACGCGGATCAGATCCTGACCAACCAGCTCTTCGCCGGAGCCCAGTTTCAGCGTTGCCCCTTCGACGCCCTGATTGACCAGATAGTCATCCATTTCGGCCTGGTCTTTCAGGTACACCTCGGACTTGCCGCGCGCCACTTTGTACAGCGGTGGCTGGGCGATATAAAGGTAACCGCCTTCGATCAGCTCAGGCATCTGGCGGTAGAAGAAGGTCAACAGCAGCGTTCGGATATGGGCACCATCAACATCCGCATCGGTCATGATGACGATCTTATGGTAGCGCAGCTTGTCGATGTTGAACTCGTCCCGGCCAATGCCGGTGCCCAGGGCCATGACCATGTTGCCAATTTCCTGGCTCCCCAGCATGCGGTCAAATCGCGCGCGCTCGACATTCAGGATTTTACCCTTGAGCGGCAGGATCGCCTGGGTTTTCCGGTCACGCCCAGTCTGGGCAGAGCCACCAGCGGAATCCCCCTCCACCAGGAAGATTTCGGTATTGACCGGATCCTTGTCCGAGCAGTCTTTCAGTTTAGAGCTGAGAAAGTTGAGATCCATCGGGTTTTTGCGGCGGGTCAGCTCGCGCGCCTTGCGAGCGGCTTCGCGGGCCAGCGCTGCCTCGACAACCTTGCCGACGATCTGTTTGGCCTGGTTTGGGTTTTCCTCAAACCATTCCGCCAGCTTTTCGTTCACCAGGCTCTCGACCACCGGGCGCACCTCGGAGGAGACCAGTTTATCCTTGGTCTGGCTGGAGAATTTGGGATCCGGCACCTTGACGGACAAGACGCAGGTCAGCCCTTCGCGGGCATCATCGCCGGTGAAAGAGACCTTCTCTTTTTTGGCAATGCCGCTGGACTGGGCATAGTTGTTGATCGTCCGGGTCAGCGCCCCACGGAACCCCGCCAGGTGGGTGCCGCCGTCGCGCTGTGGAATGTTATTGGTAAAGGGCAGCACCGATTCATGGTAGCTGTCGTTCCACCACATCGCCACCTCGACACCGATGTCGTCCTTTTCGCCGGTGATATAGACCGGGGTATCCATCACCGGGGTCTTTGAGCGGTCCAGGTATTTGACAAACTCTTTGACGCCGCCTTCATAAATCAGCTCCGATTCCAGCCGTTCTGCCGGGCGTTCATCAATCAGGATGATCTTGACGCCGGAGTTCAAGAAGGCCAGCTCACGCAGGCGCTTTTCCAGCGTCTCAAACGAGTATTCCAGGTTCGAAAACGTGTCGGTCGAAGCCATAAATCGCACTTCGGTGCCGGTTCTATCGCCACACTCCTGCACAACCTTCAGATGCTCAGCAGTATCGCCATGTTCAAACCGCGCGACGTGTTCTTTGCCTTCGCGCCAGATCCGCAGTTCCAGCCAGTCGGACAGGGCGTTTACAACCGAAACCCCCACCCCGTGCAGACCGCCAGACACCTTATAGGAGTTGCTGTCAAATTTGCCGCCCGCGTGCAGCTGGGTCATGATGACTTCAGCCGCTGAAACGCCTTCTTCTTCGTGGATGCCCACCGGAATCCCACGCCCGTTGTCATAGACGGAAACGGAACTGTCCGCATGAATTGTGACCCGAACGTGATCGGCATGATTGGCCAGGGCCTCATCAATTCCGTTGTCCACCACCTCATAGACCATATGGTGCAGACCAGAGCCGTCATCGGTGTCACCGATATACATGCCAGGACGTTTGCGAACTGCCTCCAACCCTTTGAGAACCTTAATGGAATCGGCACCATATTCAGCTGGGTTCTGTTCGTTATCAGACATTCGCGACTTCCTGTTTTAACTTTCTGATTTTATACGCAACTTGGCCCCTAATGTCACCCACGATGGGGCTTTTTCTTAGCCCCGAACAGGGACGAGAACAAAGCCGCCGACCCGCTGTCAGTTCGCAGAAAATCGTGGGTGAAATCAGGTAAAGGGCAGCAGCAGCCCAACCCCGATCAGCAATGCGCCCGAGGTCAGGTTGAGCCGCCGCATGGCCTCTGGCGAGGCAATCACCGCCCGCAGGGAATGCACCAAGGCCGCCATCGCCAAGTTGCCCAACAGCGGCACCGCAAAGGATAGGCAAATGATCACCACAACATCGACCCAGCCAAGCGCGCCAAGGTCAAAAAAGCCGGGCAACAGCCCCATGTAGAACAGGATTGCCTTGGGATTTCCCATGATCACAGCAACCCCCGCCACAAATCCGGCCCAGGCACCCGGCCGGGTCAAGGCCCGGTTCTCGGCAACCTTTCGCCCCGCCCCGCGGATCACCAGACAGCCCATGATGACAAACATCAGGCAGGCCCCCCAACGCAGCACCAGCATCACCTCGCCCAGGCTGCTGGCCAGCCAGGACATGCCGCCAATCGCCACCAACGGCCAGATCAGATCGCCAATGGCCACGCCCACAGCCAGGGGCCAGGCCGCCTGAAACCCACCAGAGACCGCCCGCGCCATCAGCGCCAGCCACACCGGCCCCGGCGTCAGAAACAGCACAAACAGGGCACCCGCATAGAGCAGCAGATCCCAGACAGACAGGCTCATTCGCTGACCACCTGCGATGCCCCGTCCACCTCACCGATTTCAAAAGTCTGAGCGCGACTTCCCAGCTCCGCAAACAGCTCTGGCCCGGTGCCTGTCATCCAGGCCTGCGCCCCAAGAGCGCAGATTTCATCATATAATGCGGCGCGCCGATCGGCATCCAGATGTGCTGCAACCTCATCCAGCAGCAGGATTGGCGGCGCCCCCTCGCTGGCGGCCAGGGCGCGGGCATTGGCCAAAATCAACGAGACCAAAAGTGCCTTCTGCTCCCCGGTGGAACATTCCTTGGCAGCAATCCCCTTGCGCGCATAGGTGCCAATCAGATCACTTCGGTGCGGCCCAACCAGGGTCCGGCCAACCGCCATGTCCCGCATCCGCCCCTCAGCCAGAGCCTGAACCAGATCCGCTTCGCTTGTCGGCATCTCGCCCTCGGACTGCACCAGCTCCAGTTGCGCCGTGGGAAAGGCCGTCTCGGCGGTGGCCTGCGCCGCCGCCAGCCGCTGCACCGCAGCGCACCGCGCGCTGTGAATCCGATGTCCAGCTGCGCCCATCTGGGCCTCAACCACCCGGTACCAGGCCGCATCACGAACCTGATCCTTCAGCAGCTTGTTGCGCTCGCGCATGGCCTTTTCATAAGTCAGTGTCGCCTCAGCATGGTTGGGATCAAAACTCAGCGCTATGCGGTCCAGAAACCGGCGACGCCCCTCAGCGGCCTCGACCCACAGACGGTCCATCACCGGCACCAGCCAGACCACCCGACAGATTTGCCCCAGGGCAATCTGGTTCGACGCCTTGTTGTCGATCCGCACTTGGCGCGCAGAACCCTCGTCCGACCAGGTCTCGATCTCATAGGCCTGATCCGGCGCTTGCAAGACCGCTTTCAGCTTCCAGCCCAGCCCTTCGGGACGGCGCACCATATCGGCGGCACTGGACCGCCGCAGGCCACGCCCGGGAGAAAACAGTGAAACAGCCTCCAGGATATTGGTCTTGCCGGCACCATTATTGCCATGAATGGCCACGGGGCGCCCATCCAAATGCAATTCCGCCCGCAGATGCGAGCGGAAGTGGGACAAAGTCAATTCAGTTAAGGCCAACATGAATGGGCGCGCCTTTTGCTACACGGCGCAGCCGCAAACCACCAATTATACGCGCATCGGCATAACAACATAGACCGCGCTTTCGTCGCTGCCTTCGCGCATCAGGGTCGGATCGCCAGAGGAATTGAACATAAACACCGCGTTCTCACGATCAACCTGATTGGCGATTTCCAGCAGATACTTGGCATTAAAGCCAATCTCCAAGCGTTCATCCGCATAGGCCACCGCCAGCTCTTCTTCGGCGGCACCGCTGTCGGGCGCATTGACCGACAGGATCAGGCGATCTTCTTCCAGCTGCAGCTTCACCGCGCGCGACCGCTCAGATGAAACCGTTGCAACCCTGTCCACCGCGCGGGCAAATTCATCCGCGTCCACCTCAAGCCGGCGGGTATTGCCGACCGGAATGACCCGGGTGTAATCCGGGAAAGTGCCATCAATGACCTTGGAAGTCAGGGTGATATTGGGGGTGGCAAAGCGGACTTTGGTCTCGGAGACAGAGACCGCAATATCCATGTCGTCGTCATCCAGCAGCTTGCGCATCTCGCCGACGGTTTTGCGCGGCACGATCACGCCCGGCATGTCCTCGGCCCCCATTGGCAGCGGCGCATCAATCCGGGCCAGACGGTGACCATCGGTGGCCACGCAGCGCAACACCTTGCCGCCCTCCGCCGCATCAGAAACATGCATATAGACGCCATTAAGATAATAGCGGGTCTCTTCGGTGGAGATGGCAAATTTGGATTTATCAAAAAGCCGACGCAGCATCGCCGCATTGGCGGTGAAGTTCGAGTGGTATTCAGAACTGGCCATAACCGGGAAATCTTCCCGTGGCAGGGTGGCCAGCGAGAAGTTCGAGCGCCCGGCCTCAACCGTCAGGCGGCCAGTTGCCGCATCCGCCGTGAGCGTCACCAAGGCGCCATCCGGCAGCTTGCGCACAATTTCATGCAAGGTTGTGGCAGCGACGGTGGTGGCACCTGCGCGCTCAACCTGCGCCGGGGCCTTGTCGACAACTTCGATATCCAGGTCGGTGGCGCGGAACTGGGCCACTTCGCCTTCGGCCTCGATCAGGACATTTGCCAGGATCGGAATGGTATTGCGACGCTCCACCACTGACTGGGCCTGCGCAACCGCCTTCAGCAGTGTGCCGCGTTCGATGCTGATCTTCATGTCGCTTTCCTCTTCGTCGCGCCCGTCTCGTCAAAGCTGTTTCGCTGTCCCTGCAGGCTCCCGCCCCGGGCCCTGACAGAGCAAGGGTCGGGACAAGCAAAGTAGCGGTTTGCCCCTCATGCACAAGGCTTTTATTGAGTTTTCTAAGGGATTCCCGGCAGCGTCAAGAGGTGAGATCCCACAACAGCCTGAAAGCCACAGAATCGTTGCGATTGAACCCGGTCCACAGGCGAAACGCAGGCAGCTGTACGGGCTGCCACACAGGCAGCTACACAGGCGGCTACACCGGACAAGACGCCGAACAACAGACCGGGCCGCAGACTGGCCGACAAACCGGCCGACAGACTGGGCGTCAAACAGAAAACGGCCCCGGAAATCCAGGACCGTCTCTTTTAGTCATAGCCGGGTCGGCAGATTAGGATTCAAGCGCGCGGCGCAGCATTTCCACATCTTCGGCGATCTGACCGTCAGTTGACTTCAGCTCTTCGATGCGGCGCACCCCATGCATGACCGTTGTATGGTCACGGCCCCCA from Phaeobacter sp. G2 encodes the following:
- the recF gene encoding DNA replication/repair protein RecF gives rise to the protein MLALTELTLSHFRSHLRAELHLDGRPVAIHGNNGAGKTNILEAVSLFSPGRGLRRSSAADMVRRPEGLGWKLKAVLQAPDQAYEIETWSDEGSARQVRIDNKASNQIALGQICRVVWLVPVMDRLWVEAAEGRRRFLDRIALSFDPNHAEATLTYEKAMRERNKLLKDQVRDAAWYRVVEAQMGAAGHRIHSARCAAVQRLAAAQATAETAFPTAQLELVQSEGEMPTSEADLVQALAEGRMRDMAVGRTLVGPHRSDLIGTYARKGIAAKECSTGEQKALLVSLILANARALAASEGAPPILLLDEVAAHLDADRRAALYDEICALGAQAWMTGTGPELFAELGSRAQTFEIGEVDGASQVVSE
- the gyrB gene encoding DNA topoisomerase (ATP-hydrolyzing) subunit B codes for the protein MSDNEQNPAEYGADSIKVLKGLEAVRKRPGMYIGDTDDGSGLHHMVYEVVDNGIDEALANHADHVRVTIHADSSVSVYDNGRGIPVGIHEEEGVSAAEVIMTQLHAGGKFDSNSYKVSGGLHGVGVSVVNALSDWLELRIWREGKEHVARFEHGDTAEHLKVVQECGDRTGTEVRFMASTDTFSNLEYSFETLEKRLRELAFLNSGVKIILIDERPAERLESELIYEGGVKEFVKYLDRSKTPVMDTPVYITGEKDDIGVEVAMWWNDSYHESVLPFTNNIPQRDGGTHLAGFRGALTRTINNYAQSSGIAKKEKVSFTGDDAREGLTCVLSVKVPDPKFSSQTKDKLVSSEVRPVVESLVNEKLAEWFEENPNQAKQIVGKVVEAALAREAARKARELTRRKNPMDLNFLSSKLKDCSDKDPVNTEIFLVEGDSAGGSAQTGRDRKTQAILPLKGKILNVERARFDRMLGSQEIGNMVMALGTGIGRDEFNIDKLRYHKIVIMTDADVDGAHIRTLLLTFFYRQMPELIEGGYLYIAQPPLYKVARGKSEVYLKDQAEMDDYLVNQGVEGATLKLGSGEELVGQDLIRVVDEARQLKRVLDAFPTHYPRHILEQAAVAGAFVPGAVDADLQGVADRVATRLDLIALEYEKGWQGRITQDHGIRLARILRGVEEVRTLDGPMLRSGEARKTGSFTKSLQEVYGTSGQLVRRDRAQAIHGPLDLLKAIMEEGEKGLTLQRYKGLGEMNPDQLWETTLDPDARTLLQVRVDDVIGADDLFTKLMGDVVEPRREFIQKNALSVENLDF
- the dnaN gene encoding DNA polymerase III subunit beta yields the protein MKISIERGTLLKAVAQAQSVVERRNTIPILANVLIEAEGEVAQFRATDLDIEVVDKAPAQVERAGATTVAATTLHEIVRKLPDGALVTLTADAATGRLTVEAGRSNFSLATLPREDFPVMASSEYHSNFTANAAMLRRLFDKSKFAISTEETRYYLNGVYMHVSDAAEGGKVLRCVATDGHRLARIDAPLPMGAEDMPGVIVPRKTVGEMRKLLDDDDMDIAVSVSETKVRFATPNITLTSKVIDGTFPDYTRVIPVGNTRRLEVDADEFARAVDRVATVSSERSRAVKLQLEEDRLILSVNAPDSGAAEEELAVAYADERLEIGFNAKYLLEIANQVDRENAVFMFNSSGDPTLMREGSDESAVYVVMPMRV
- the rarD gene encoding EamA family transporter RarD, with the protein product MSQKTRENIDTPQGLAFAISAYVLWGFLPLYMKLVSHIPAAEVVAHRVLWSVPVAGLLLVVMGRTRDLRAALKSPRTLAMACVTAALISVNWGIYVWSIASGHALDAALGYYINPLFSIALGSLLLRERLTPTQLVAIALAAAAVVVLTVEAGRLPWVAIALTLSWGFYAFFKKQLPVGPNQGFMLEVLILTPPALGYLAYASATGGTHFQGVDIWLLMGCGLVTAVPLIVYANGAKLLRLSTIGILQYIAPTMIFLIAVFVFGEEFGRARMIAFPMIWMALVIYSIPLIRQLRSQPKPAV
- a CDS encoding LysE family translocator; the protein is MSLSVWDLLLYAGALFVLFLTPGPVWLALMARAVSGGFQAAWPLAVGVAIGDLIWPLVAIGGMSWLASSLGEVMLVLRWGACLMFVIMGCLVIRGAGRKVAENRALTRPGAWAGFVAGVAVIMGNPKAILFYMGLLPGFFDLGALGWVDVVVIICLSFAVPLLGNLAMAALVHSLRAVIASPEAMRRLNLTSGALLIGVGLLLPFT